AAGGAGGTGGAATACTTCAATATTACAGGTGTCACGATTAAATTGGCTAGGCAGCAAGTGGTTTAGATAGATTTTTTGATCTTGAAACATATTCTTTCTTTCAAACCATGAATCTATTTTCAATTCCTTTCTCAACATTTTCTTGTCGAGaataaatataaaaaataaGATCCAACATATTTAATTTTatttaaataaaaaaatcaatATTCGTGCTGTACTATTTTAATATTTCGAGTATAGATGTTCAATATTTTCAATATAATGCTTCAATATTTACATAAGTTGTtaaattattttatctaaaagTTTGCATAAAGCTTTAATAGATGCTCAATCTCATATTTTAGAATGTTGACTATATTAGTTTAGTATTTTAGATATGCTAGTTACAAGTTTTTCAATAAAAGTAACGAGCAAAATGAAAAACATAGAAGCACACCTGCCACCTGCCTCCCGCTGCGTCTGTGGGCTTTTCCTGGGCCTCCCGACATGCGGCGCTCGCTCGGCCGCCGCCTTCTCTCTCTCGCCCCCCTCTCTCctgtcctctctctctctctctctctctctctctcgctcggCCCCCTTCTTTCCAAGCGCCGACGACGACAGGGGAGCGGCGCCTCGTCGGGCGCTTCGCCGAGCCGACAAGGTATGTCCCCCCattcccttcccttcctttcCTTCTGGGCGAAATCGAATGCCCAAATCCCCTAAGGTGTGCTATCTGTATCTGGATCTGACCGTGGATTTTACCTACTAACTTCGATTTTTTTGCAAAAATTATTGGGAGATCATGTGTACAACCATGTCCTATACTGGGTCCGCCCCTGATGGCACTAATTTACTATTAACAGATTTGTGCAGTACAGGTCCACAACTACCCTTGTTTCTCTAGGCTTAAGTTGTCTCCAAAGTTCCAGAAGATGAAGCACTGGATGTATGCTGCGAGTAGTCATAGCACAGGATAGTGGAAGTAATACGGTTGTGGTGCTTGAACCCCTGGAATCCTAATTTATACACCTTTTGGCCGTTGATAAAGACAGTACTGTGCACATTTCAAGTTTGTGGCAGCAATCAGATTATAGATCCTCACTGGACTCGTCTGCACAACCATCACATTGTCTACTTCTGTCAAACTGTAAAATTGTGCCTATCATAAAGAAAAAcacttatttttgaaattgagaaCACACTAGTTTTCCATAGCAACACTAACAGAGTTAAGAGTTTTTAATGCAAACATATGATTCCCTTAGCGCTGCAAAGATAAAATTCAGGGCCATATTGAGTGATGCACAaaggttttttttttgcttATTTGAAATGATATTTTCCCCCTGTTTTTCTTTCATTTCATTCCAGACCTTGTATTGTTAATCATGTTTCTCTATACCTGCACAAAAATCATTCGACTTACTGTAATCCTATGTAGTTGAGCAGTTCAAGCAGGCTCATGGCTACATCAGAGCCAGTACAAGAAAGTTTGATGCTGGACTACCCACAACCTAGTAAGCCTCGGGTTCTTCTTGCTGCTTCAGGAAGTGTAGCTGCTATAAAATTTGAGAGCCTATGTCGTAGTTTCTCTGAGTGGGCGGATGTCCGAGCTGTGGCCACCAAATCATCCTTGCACTTTGTTGATAGATCATCTCTACCTAGTGGCATTGCCCTTTACACTGATGATGATGAATGGTCTACCTGGAAGAAGATAGGAGATGAAGTTTTACACATCGAGTTGCGGAAATGGGCTGATATTTTGGTGATTGCACCATTATCAGCAAATACCCTGGCTAAGGTATCTTGTTTTTGTGTGTGTGAATAGCAAATTGGTTTCATTGCATACAAGAAGTGATGCTAGATTTTTTCTGTACAGATTGCTGGTGGCCTATGTGACAACCTCTTGACATGCATTGTGAGAGCATGGGACTACAGCAAACCACTCTTTGTTGCCCCAGCTATGAACACATTAATGTGGAACAACCCATTCACAGAGCGTCATCTTCAGACGATCAACCAACTGGGCATAATCTTGATCCCCCCAGTTACCAAAAGGTTGGCTTGCGGTGATTACGGAAATGGTGCGATGGCTGAAACCTCACAGATCTATACTTCCGTGAGGCTTGCATGCAAAACGCAACCCCATGGTTCAAGCAGATCACTTGTGATTCCTGTCAGTAACCATCTAGCTGATTCAGCTATCAACCTCACCAACTGTTAAGCTTAGGGATTTGTTTCCTCTGCAATGTGCATCTGGATGTTAGAAGTGAAGAGCAGTAGATATTTAATCAGCAGTGTTTGTACCAACCAGAGTTGTAGTGTTGTACCTTTGGATCAATGTACTTGTTATCTGGGCATCTGGTAGATTGTTCAGACTGGGTAAAAGCTGTTGTTACAGCCACAGCTTCCTCCCTATCCAGTAATGGTAGCGATGATGAGTCTGTTCAGTTTGTGTTGTTTGTAAAATTACTCCTATGCAGTTGTATCAAATGCTGCAGCAAACTTTTGTATCATCTTTGATATTCCTGCTGCAGGCACTGGAAATTTGGAATGATTGTCTGACCATATGGGTGCTTCCTACTGGATCTGCCATATTGATGTGCTTCAGTCAGCTTCTTCAGTTCTTCGTTCTCAAATTCTTGCCTGTCCATGTATATCTCAAATCACCTGGTGTCGCTGTCACAAACTTGGACCAATATCTCTTGGATTCATTCTGGTCCCAGGAGCACGTCGATGATATTTTCATGGAGCTGCACATCGTCAGGCTCATGACTCTGTTCAAGCAACATGAGCAACTGCAAAGATAGGCATGACGGACTACCTGCGCCTGCTATCTGCACCCATGTTTCCAGGTCCAGTGACTTTTGGATCACTTCAAGCAGGTAGTAGGAGGAATGTGCATTGGCATTTGGCAGGTGCAGGAACAAAGTGGGAGTGACATGGACGAGCAAAGGCCGGGCGAAAGCAAGAACCGGTGGCCAACAAAAGATAACGCCAGCTCGCGCATGCTCCTGTGGAGATAAGCATCAGGGGCGGAGGACGGCAACAGCCGGGGTCAGGTCGGCTGTTGGGTCGTCGTCTCGCCACCCAGCTCACTAGCAGTGAAAGGACGCTTTCGTCTCGCATGGATATGGCGGTTGGTGATGAATGGCTGGTCAATTGGGGTctgaaaaagggaaaaaaataaCCGTCAGTCATTTGGATAAGTATGCCCGTTCCCAGCATGAATTCAGAAATGCACGGTGATCAAAATGCTTAGCACAGCTTAAATAGAAGAGCGAAAGTCAGTCATACACTTGCATATACGCAACACAATGACTTGACCACATATTTGTGCTGCGATTTTTCATTTTGAGGAATATTTGCGCTgccaattttttttctttttttggagGAATATTTGTGCTGCCACTGAAAGGCACCTGGCAGCCAGGCACCTTGGCAGCCACATGTTCCAAAAGAAAAGGTAATTCCGGCCTAGATAATTTTGATACAATGCGGATGAAAACAAAAGGGTCACCGGACAAAAAGAGTGCCGTATCTAAAAAAAATCAGCGGACTTTTCGCTTTAAGACGGCGAAAGCGCGCGACGTGGGCGTTTCCGTTTCCTCACGAATTAAGGTGGCAGATTGGAACGATGTGCTTACGCTAAAATTGCGGTGGATAATAAATTGGCGTCATATCAACCATTTCACTTTCGTATACAGGGAAAAATCAGTTTGGTTCGTTCCACGTACATACATGTGCGCTATTCCATTGGAGAGAGAGTTCGATTACGGCATGCACAAGAAAATCGACCGGTTTTAAATGAATAGATACCGGTCCAAGAAACTCAGATGTCGTTTTAATCTGCGGCGTCAGGACCACAAGTGGAAAATCACGAGCAGAACTCGAAACAGGTTTGGATTTCAAGGTGCGGATGGGGCCGGGCACCGGCATCCGCAGAGAAAGGTAGGGGTGCAATTTTTATTATGTTTAGTTTAAAATTTTACGCTACTTCTTCAAAATAAGATCTTAATTTGAAGAATTAATACAAATATTTGAATTAAAGAGGGTTGAAGTTCCATCTAGGAGTCATCAATTTACACCCCGGGTTTCCTGGGCCCTCCTCTGAACTGAACCGAACTGTGATTGTGAATTTGCGATGCCGCGGGCATCACCGGCGGTGAGACGGGAGCGTGGACCGGGACCAGTGGCAGCGTGCGTCACGTGCAGTCGGCGTCGTCTCCCTCGTAGCCTGCAGGCAAAGCCGACAGGAACGGGTGCAGTGTCGTCGGTGTAGTATCGTGCCGTCGAACCAGCTGCGCGACCTGCACTGCACCGGTCGCTGCAGTATGTATTACCACTGTATCCGGTGTGGGCCGGCCCGGTAGATTTACCGCCGCCATGGACGGCGCCGTCGCTCTCGGCTCACGTCTCGGACCCCCCGCTCCTCCTGCCGGCCGGTGGAGCGGGACGCT
The genomic region above belongs to Panicum hallii strain FIL2 chromosome 4, PHallii_v3.1, whole genome shotgun sequence and contains:
- the LOC112891066 gene encoding phosphopantothenoylcysteine decarboxylase-like, which produces MATSEPVQESLMLDYPQPSKPRVLLAASGSVAAIKFESLCRSFSEWADVRAVATKSSLHFVDRSSLPSGIALYTDDDEWSTWKKIGDEVLHIELRKWADILVIAPLSANTLAKIAGGLCDNLLTCIVRAWDYSKPLFVAPAMNTLMWNNPFTERHLQTINQLGIILIPPVTKRLACGDYGNGAMAETSQIYTSVRLACKTQPHGSSRSLVIPVSNHLADSAINLTNC